The stretch of DNA CAAGTTAGGATTTGTTTCAACTTGGCCATTTggcaaattttttgtttttaagttgcgTTGCAAGTTTTGAAAGAATTGACTAAGTTTGCTATGATTTTTAAGGATTTCACACAGCACACGTTTTGTTTTGTGGTGAAGTCTTCCATCTTCAAAGAAGATGGAGATTAATGGAAAgttttttatgaataaaaaagtaaattccAAGTAGACTTGGATTTTAGATGCATGATTTAACTGTAAAACCAGCAATTGATATATCCCTTAGTTCACAGTTATGCAAACGCGTGATTGGTCTCCCTTCTGTAGCTTTAGTATATGTGAGAAAGAGGACAGCACTGGGGATACCATATGGAGATTGGAACAAGAGCTTTCAAGGTTTAGATAGGGGCTTTGAGTTGACCACCTAATCATTTGATTTAATGCATAGGAAGGACTTGTGGGGAATGCGAATAGTGGTTAGAAGAATAGAGTCTATAACAACCATCATGGTTACATTATCCCTAATGATGTTATCCATTGGGTGACAAAAGAGTCCTGAGAATAAAGACCAAGTTCCCATTCTAAGATCTTTACATACATAAATTTTTCCATCtctacttgttgcttctccaCAATTTTTAGTTGTCTTCTTTTAGAAGAATTAAACTGTTTTCATTGCCAACAAAGTTCAATCTGTTTCTATATGAGAAGGATAAATTCTGCTATTGAAGACCACCATAGCTTTTACCAATATATGGTATAAATGACATTTCTTTGGGACTTACTATCACAAATTCTGGTGTAGTGGtttatctttgaaataaaaagagTGGAATTGATTTTCCAAGCATGAACTAAATCCTAGCTCTTCTACTTACCAGATGTGTGACCTTTTGTAAATTACCCAATCTTTCTTTGCCTCCATGTCTTTATTTGGGGTAAAGAAAATAATAGGACTTCTGTACAGATTAAACAGGAAAATACAAGTAAGGCACTTTAGACAATGAGCGCTAATTAAATGTTGGCTACAGCTATTATTGTTGTTGATcttgcatacttttttttttaaaatagcaaatgaatttttatttaatattttaaaaatacactttgtggcaattataaataaatttctaacATAATGATAAACTGATACTTGGAACCAACAAGAGGGCCACAAATTCACTTCCAAATGCAAAGCAGTTACCCTATGTTTAGGGATAGTTCACATTAAtgcataattttgtttttaagaaaaaaatgattgttACAATCAGGTATATAATCACTTAGTTACACCTAAGTTCTACTGgtcaaaaatatattcttttagaaaatccattttaaacatCTTACACTTTTTTTCAGTGATCTTCTCCAAACAATGGGAGAAGTGCCCCTTGATGGACAGAACTCAGGAATTGGTTTGATCACACCTAAATTATACTGATATCTATAATACAGGCCTCCAAGGGACAGCTCCAACTTGTGAAGCAGGCCCAGTTCAGAATGTTGAACAAACAACAGTACTAATCATCAAAAATTAACAACTTTAGGTATCTTTGTTTTGGGTTTCTGTGGTTTAGGCACATCCAAAATTTCTTCATAGTCTGCACTCATTCCCTTTGCCCAGCGACCAACTGTGACCATTCGATCTGAGTTCTGACTTTTGGGACAATCTTTCTTCATATGTTCCACAGAGCCACAAAGTCTGCAGCCACCACCATCAGCATAGAGTCCTTTGGGATTATCAGGACAAGATCTGGACAGATGCCCCATTTCCCCACAAACAAAACATTTTGCAAAAGGAAATTCACCAAGAGCTGGGTCTACTTTAGCCTTGCACTTGGTTATTTCATGCTCTGTGGATCCACACCTGTAACATATTCCAGTGCCCATTTCTTGGTTCTCAAGGGCAGCAGGGCAATCTGCAATCCCATGGCCAGGTTGTCTACAATGGAAACATACCATTGCATTTTTCTTTGCTGCTTGTCTTTTTAATTGTCTTCCTTCCTGACGACTGTCTTTCTTTAAAGCAACTTCAATTTCTTCCCTTACTTTCTGACTGTCTGTTGCTATCACCTCACCATTGTGAAGCATCTGTGAGTTTTGTCTTAAATATTCCATGAATCCATTCACATCTTCATTTAAatactcctttttctttttattctttttgtgttttgcttGGGGGGGCATCATTTTTAAGGGACAGCCTGTTGGCTTCAAGttgtttactctttggaagattCTGGCTGTGTCCCTCAGAGGACCCCTTCTTCATAGCCTCCCATGATGTTGCAGGAAAGGGTCGTTTGTTCTGTGTGGTAGTGACTCGTGCCCACCTGGTCATAGCTTCATCAGAGGGGTATCAATCTGGCGCTGGGGGCCCCCGGGGACCTAGCCTCCAGTTCCTGCGCCCTCCAGCCGCGCCCCAGGGAACGGGCCTTATTCCCCAACGCTTACC from Ovis aries strain OAR_USU_Benz2616 breed Rambouillet chromosome 9, ARS-UI_Ramb_v3.0, whole genome shotgun sequence encodes:
- the LOC101115217 gene encoding LOW QUALITY PROTEIN: zinc finger CCHC domain-containing protein 9-like (The sequence of the model RefSeq protein was modified relative to this genomic sequence to represent the inferred CDS: deleted 1 base in 1 codon) encodes the protein MTRWARVTTTQNKRPFPATSWEAMKKGSSEGHSQNLPKSKQLEANRLSLKNDAPQAKHKKNKKKKEYLNEDVNGFMEYLRQNSQMLHNGEVIATDSQKVREEIEVALKKDSRQEGRQLKRQAAKKNAMVCFHCRQPGHGIADCPAALENQEMGTGICYRCGSTEHEITKCKAKVDPALGEFPFAKCFVCGEMGHLSRSCPDNPKGLYADGGGCRLCGSVEHMKKDCPKSQNSDRMVTVGRWAKGMSADYEEILDVPKPQKPKTKIPKVVNF